One window of the Tachypleus tridentatus isolate NWPU-2018 chromosome 10, ASM421037v1, whole genome shotgun sequence genome contains the following:
- the LOC143228361 gene encoding protein spaetzle-like, with amino-acid sequence MPSLLIGQADTGEQLAAHRTYLAPTRKYYLAHQQLVEKTCRTCDLKVSSNLYFLFVSSTLRFLSKLCSTAVLLGANGDIFDEETGISFSASPNLGNCDTKLNFCENVKDYPENFITRHLGSSFDKYFKTRDYGTEIPFNPSIFGDEYRACEYKQQLAQPRAARNVAGAWRYIVNSERKNLKQYVEVETCRNEDEYCANVQKHLMPGYSTRCSQLFVKRSMVAIDETTFRPYADEFTFPSACVCYVKQDISYRG; translated from the exons ATACGGGTGAACAATTGGCAGCCCACAGGACGTATTTAGCTCCcactagaaaatattatttggCTCACCAACAGTTGGTAG AGAAGACATGCAGAACTTGTGACTTGAAGGTGTCAAgtaatctttattttctatttgtttcatcGACACTCAGATTTTTGTCAAAG CTCTGCAGCACAGCTGTTCTCCTCGGAGCCAATGGTGATATTTTTGACGAAGAAACAGGAATCTCTTTCTCCGCCAGTCCTAATTTGGGGAACTgtgatacaaaattaaatttttgtgaGAATGTGAAAGATTATCCCGa AAATTTCATAACAAGACATCTTGGTTCCTCATTTGACAAATATTTCAAAACGAGAGATTATGGTACAGAAATACCTTTCAATCCATCAATCTTCGGTGATGAATACCGGGCTTGTGAATACAAGCAACAGCTTGCTCAACCTAGGGCAGCCAGAAACGTTGCAGGAGCTTGGCGTTACATAGTGAACAGTGAACGAAAAAATCTGAAACAGTATGTAGAAGTTGAAACTTGCAG aaatgaaGATGAATATTGTGCTAACGTTCAAAAACATTTGATGCCTGGATATTCAACTCGTTGTTCACAGTTGTTTGTGAAAAGATCAATGGTAGCTATTGACGAAACTACTTTTCGTCCGTATGCTGATGAGTTTACCTTCCCTTCAGCCTGTGTTTGTTACGTGAAGCAAGATATTTCCTACCGTGGTTAG